The following proteins come from a genomic window of Halorubrum lacusprofundi ATCC 49239:
- a CDS encoding ArgE/DapE family deacylase codes for MTDKNTLAETIESKESDLLNLLGDLVAAKTVTGDEAPAQEVIIDRLETMNLEPDVWEPSADNLADHEGYFETSSYEAYGYEGRPNVAARVEGGNGPTLAIGGHIDVVDVTEDEWTRDPWSLTREGDTLYGRGSADMKGGLAAALIAIEALDSLGIELGGDLLFESTIEEEDGGVGGALSVLERGYVPDAAVIAEPFDLPNVGIAGAGVMYFRVEVPGKSVHAAWGHEGVNAIGNAATIYRALEELDTERKARIDYEPAYRANPGLKGNVTNLNVGTIEAGDWPSTLPSRAVLEGRIGWPPGESRAEVRSQIEETIAEAAANDDWLADHPPTVEWFGWQAEPHEVDSDGELATLAKRVGEDVTGRSGSFVGGNAGLDERFYDLYYDVDAVSVGPTGSNLHGADEHTTVPSLLETATTIASIAIEYCGIEE; via the coding sequence ATGACAGATAAAAACACACTGGCGGAAACAATCGAATCGAAAGAATCAGACCTCCTCAACCTGCTCGGCGATCTCGTGGCCGCGAAAACTGTGACCGGCGACGAGGCGCCGGCACAGGAGGTGATAATCGATCGACTTGAGACAATGAACCTTGAGCCAGATGTCTGGGAGCCGTCTGCGGACAACCTCGCAGACCACGAAGGATACTTTGAGACTTCCTCGTACGAAGCATACGGGTACGAAGGGCGTCCAAACGTTGCCGCTCGCGTCGAAGGTGGCAATGGTCCGACCCTGGCGATCGGCGGCCACATCGACGTAGTCGACGTGACCGAAGACGAGTGGACACGCGATCCGTGGTCGCTAACGCGAGAGGGAGACACCCTCTACGGCCGCGGCAGCGCAGACATGAAAGGAGGGCTCGCAGCGGCCCTGATAGCAATAGAGGCACTCGATTCGCTTGGAATCGAGCTCGGCGGCGACCTTCTCTTCGAGTCGACGATTGAGGAGGAAGACGGTGGCGTCGGTGGAGCGTTGTCGGTCCTTGAGCGCGGATACGTTCCCGATGCGGCTGTCATCGCGGAGCCCTTCGATCTCCCGAACGTCGGGATCGCCGGTGCGGGCGTGATGTACTTCCGGGTAGAAGTTCCCGGCAAGAGTGTTCACGCGGCGTGGGGCCATGAGGGAGTCAACGCGATCGGGAACGCCGCCACAATTTACCGCGCTTTAGAAGAGCTCGACACCGAACGGAAAGCGCGAATCGACTACGAGCCGGCCTACCGGGCGAATCCTGGCCTGAAGGGGAACGTCACGAACCTCAACGTTGGGACGATCGAGGCGGGCGACTGGCCGTCTACGCTCCCCTCACGGGCGGTCCTCGAGGGGCGGATCGGTTGGCCGCCCGGAGAGAGTCGGGCCGAGGTTCGGTCGCAGATCGAAGAGACGATCGCCGAAGCCGCCGCCAACGACGATTGGCTCGCCGACCATCCGCCGACCGTCGAGTGGTTCGGCTGGCAGGCCGAACCTCACGAGGTTGACAGCGACGGCGAACTTGCGACGCTCGCCAAACGCGTCGGTGAGGATGTCACAGGCCGTTCCGGCTCGTTCGTCGGCGGAAATGCGGGACTCGACGAGCGCTTCTACGACCTCTATTATGACGTTGACGCAGTCTCTGTCGGCCCGACTGGATCGAACCTTCACGGCGCGGACGAACATACGACTGTACCCTCGCTTCTGGAGACCGCGACGACGATTGCCTCGATCGCTATCGAGTACTGCGGAATCGAGGAGTAA
- a CDS encoding histone deacetylase: MTTDITVYWDDQMLDHEPPKGAFKFPFTPIVAVPEVHPDRRERVQNIRAMLDHAFGDIFETVSPDPASRKAIERVHDPDYLDWLVEFCADGGGRIEDTTTGLNEHTYDAARVSAGAAIAAAGQALDGSKDDGQEALPYALCRPSGHHAQPDCADGFCYLNNVALAAEAALATDGPADITADRVAIIDWDVHHGNGTQETFYDRDDVLFVSAHNDHGSWHPEYHPQEGSIEEFGEGDGEGYTLNVPLPPGTGNRGYEAFFERIVNPAITGFDPDLILVSAGQDAGPSDMNGRNIVTREGFRKMGDRVQQLADETADGALALIQEGGYQPSHLSFATLGVFEGVLGRTVDLDGYGTGDPFEFLDEPTELVDEWLDQAVDHHGKSPVFA, translated from the coding sequence ATGACAACAGACATCACCGTTTATTGGGACGATCAGATGCTCGACCACGAACCGCCGAAAGGGGCCTTCAAATTCCCCTTTACACCCATTGTCGCGGTCCCTGAAGTACACCCGGACCGTCGTGAACGCGTCCAGAACATCCGGGCGATGCTTGACCATGCCTTCGGTGACATCTTCGAGACCGTCTCGCCGGACCCGGCAAGCCGGAAAGCGATCGAACGCGTCCACGATCCCGACTATCTTGACTGGCTCGTCGAGTTTTGTGCTGATGGCGGCGGCCGCATCGAAGACACGACGACTGGATTGAACGAGCACACGTATGACGCCGCTCGCGTCTCAGCCGGGGCTGCCATCGCTGCCGCGGGACAAGCGCTTGACGGGTCGAAAGACGATGGGCAAGAGGCGCTCCCCTATGCGCTGTGTCGCCCCAGCGGCCACCACGCCCAGCCCGATTGCGCAGACGGATTCTGTTACCTCAACAACGTCGCGCTCGCAGCGGAGGCTGCGCTCGCTACTGACGGACCGGCCGACATCACAGCCGACCGGGTTGCGATAATCGACTGGGACGTCCACCATGGTAATGGTACACAAGAGACATTCTATGACCGCGATGATGTGCTCTTCGTGAGCGCGCACAACGATCACGGCTCCTGGCACCCTGAGTACCATCCACAAGAGGGCTCGATTGAGGAGTTTGGCGAGGGTGACGGTGAGGGGTACACGCTCAACGTCCCGCTTCCGCCCGGCACGGGTAACCGGGGTTACGAGGCATTTTTCGAACGGATTGTTAATCCGGCGATTACTGGGTTTGACCCAGACCTCATCCTCGTCAGCGCTGGCCAGGATGCTGGACCGTCGGACATGAACGGTCGAAATATTGTGACCCGTGAGGGATTCCGGAAAATGGGCGACAGGGTCCAACAGCTCGCCGATGAGACGGCAGACGGCGCGCTCGCACTGATTCAAGAAGGTGGCTATCAGCCATCTCACCTCTCGTTCGCTACGCTTGGTGTCTTCGAAGGCGTTCTTGGTCGCACAGTCGACCTTGATGGGTATGGGACCGGCGACCCCTTCGAATTCCTTGACGAGCCGACCGAACTGGTCGACGAGTGGCTCGATCAAGCAGTCGACCATCATGGTAAATCGCCCGTTTTCGCCTAG
- a CDS encoding ribbon-helix-helix domain-containing protein: MPKVSVEIPQELLDDLDEHVGDEGKFVNRSDAIRASIRKTLDMLDEIDERHGRVETDEAESH, encoded by the coding sequence ATGCCGAAGGTCAGCGTCGAGATCCCCCAGGAGCTGCTTGATGACCTCGACGAGCACGTCGGTGACGAGGGAAAGTTCGTCAACCGAAGCGACGCGATTCGAGCATCGATCCGCAAAACACTCGATATGCTCGATGAGATCGATGAACGACACGGACGGGTTGAGACAGACGAAGCTGAGTCTCACTAG
- a CDS encoding PH domain-containing protein, giving the protein MPESATIDPETADWLTLDEDEEIVWSGKPHESSLIPALVVGLPLALILIGLLIIAGSYLQRENTQYVVTTDGLYKKTGVLSRDVQRIDFGKVQNTSYSQGFFGSRFGYGNVDISTAGGSGIEMQFRSVPEPREIQELINKRVKGSRGEPTTESGETKRDVLDEILGELRAIRSTLDAQQETTGNTSATTSTTGNAADEQSTGEDNTSQNEFVSSNPKAESSPADHESDDER; this is encoded by the coding sequence ATGCCCGAGTCAGCGACTATCGACCCTGAGACTGCCGACTGGTTAACCCTCGACGAGGACGAAGAGATTGTTTGGTCTGGGAAACCACACGAGAGTAGCTTGATCCCAGCACTTGTCGTCGGACTGCCCCTCGCTCTCATCCTCATAGGGTTACTCATCATCGCTGGGAGCTATCTCCAGCGCGAGAATACACAGTACGTTGTGACGACAGATGGGCTGTACAAGAAGACGGGTGTCCTCTCACGTGACGTCCAGCGCATCGATTTCGGAAAAGTCCAAAACACCTCTTACAGCCAGGGATTCTTCGGCTCCCGATTCGGCTACGGAAACGTCGATATCTCGACCGCCGGCGGCTCCGGTATCGAGATGCAGTTCCGGTCAGTCCCCGAACCGCGCGAGATTCAGGAGCTCATCAATAAACGTGTGAAGGGCAGCCGTGGTGAACCGACGACGGAATCGGGTGAAACGAAGCGTGACGTACTTGACGAGATCCTCGGTGAACTCAGAGCGATCCGCTCGACTCTCGACGCACAACAGGAGACGACAGGAAACACATCAGCCACGACGTCCACCACCGGCAATGCGGCGGACGAACAATCGACTGGTGAGGACAACACCAGCCAGAATGAGTTCGTGAGTAGCAACCCGAAAGCCGAGAGCTCTCCCGCCGACCACGAGTCGGATGATGAACGGTAG
- a CDS encoding PH domain-containing protein, whose protein sequence is MTESIDPAIPLDTNESVEWSGRPRITTILPAVVIGVLLLVSGIVVSVTRETLLFLAVVPLGVAIPVWKYFALQGVQYVITDEALYVKRGVLTRSVTQANLETVQNSSFGQDITGSIFGYGSVTFEIAGGDDLSFRAIEDPRAIRALVDRAASNDDGLGGDSRRESGIPGDLSQWQQIRDEIRAIRSSLGE, encoded by the coding sequence ATGACGGAGTCGATCGACCCGGCGATCCCGCTCGACACCAACGAATCGGTCGAATGGTCCGGTCGCCCGCGAATCACTACTATCCTGCCGGCAGTCGTGATCGGCGTTCTCCTCCTCGTCTCCGGAATCGTGGTCAGTGTTACTAGAGAGACCCTGCTCTTCCTCGCAGTCGTTCCACTCGGAGTGGCGATCCCGGTTTGGAAGTATTTCGCTCTGCAAGGCGTGCAGTACGTGATAACGGACGAGGCACTCTACGTGAAACGCGGCGTGTTGACCCGGTCTGTCACACAGGCAAACCTCGAAACCGTCCAGAACAGCTCCTTTGGGCAGGATATCACGGGATCGATCTTCGGATACGGCTCAGTTACGTTCGAAATCGCTGGTGGGGACGACCTCTCGTTCCGGGCGATCGAGGACCCTCGTGCAATCCGGGCACTCGTCGATCGAGCAGCATCGAACGACGATGGTCTCGGTGGGGACAGTCGACGGGAATCCGGTATCCCTGGAGATCTGTCGCAGTGGCAGCAAATTCGTGACGAGATCCGAGCGATTCGCAGCTCTCTCGGAGAGTAG
- a CDS encoding RNA-guided endonuclease InsQ/TnpB family protein: MTTLTKTLELKLVEPNAHKRRKLRETREAYQQALHDAFDAGCTTQTEANDVVVNYKLSGYAKNALKKYVPQLTTTYNAGELHDAHPVRFTNEGLRLDHKPENAIEWYVKIPHHEDYHLWMPAQPNPEQRDWLEALNAGDATMGESRLFERDGTWYLHVTATRDAEGGSEVSDEERTPIGVDIGEASLVTVCHRDDHGCPTAPELWADEGKTVRRLRKTYFTATRRLQTRGSERIAESFGDDLWNQIDDVFHRVTREVVDYAESVKNPVLVLEDLTYIRESMDYGEYMNRRLHGWGFAKLHAQIRYKAVEKGIPVKTVNPRNTSKECHACGEVGYRPQQATFKCTNDACWMGEYQADVNGAVNIADRYLSGESRFREHENDDDSAEDGGRLTAPQDSQADATKQETLGTYAS; this comes from the coding sequence GTGACCACGCTCACGAAGACGCTGGAACTGAAACTGGTAGAGCCGAACGCGCACAAGCGGAGAAAACTCCGCGAGACGCGAGAGGCGTACCAACAGGCGCTTCACGACGCCTTCGACGCTGGCTGTACCACACAGACCGAAGCGAACGACGTGGTGGTCAACTACAAGCTGAGTGGATACGCAAAGAATGCGCTCAAGAAGTACGTCCCGCAACTCACGACGACGTACAACGCAGGCGAACTTCACGATGCCCACCCCGTCCGTTTCACGAACGAAGGGCTACGACTCGACCACAAGCCCGAGAACGCTATCGAGTGGTACGTCAAAATCCCGCACCACGAGGACTACCACCTCTGGATGCCAGCACAACCGAATCCCGAACAACGGGACTGGTTGGAAGCGTTGAACGCGGGAGACGCCACGATGGGCGAGAGTCGGCTATTCGAGCGGGACGGAACGTGGTATCTTCACGTCACCGCAACCCGCGACGCAGAGGGCGGTTCCGAGGTGTCCGACGAAGAACGGACACCCATCGGTGTCGATATTGGGGAAGCGTCGCTCGTCACGGTGTGTCACCGTGACGACCACGGTTGCCCGACCGCTCCCGAACTATGGGCCGACGAAGGGAAGACCGTTCGTCGGCTCCGCAAGACCTACTTCACCGCCACGAGGCGACTTCAGACACGCGGTAGCGAACGTATCGCGGAGTCCTTCGGTGACGACCTGTGGAACCAGATAGACGACGTGTTCCACCGCGTCACCCGCGAAGTCGTGGACTACGCCGAGTCTGTCAAGAATCCCGTTCTTGTTCTGGAAGACCTGACGTACATACGGGAGTCGATGGACTACGGCGAGTACATGAACCGCCGTCTCCACGGATGGGGATTCGCCAAACTCCACGCGCAGATACGATACAAAGCCGTCGAGAAGGGTATCCCCGTCAAGACGGTGAACCCTCGCAACACCTCGAAAGAGTGCCATGCGTGCGGTGAGGTAGGATACCGCCCACAACAGGCGACGTTCAAGTGTACGAACGATGCGTGCTGGATGGGCGAGTACCAAGCGGACGTGAACGGAGCGGTGAACATCGCAGACCGCTACCTCAGCGGAGAGAGTCGTTTCAGAGAACACGAGAACGACGATGACTCGGCTGAGGATGGGGGGCGTTTGACCGCCCCACAAGACAGCCAAGCCGATGCTACCAAGCAAGAGACGCTTGGAACGTATGCGTCTTGA
- the tnpA gene encoding IS200/IS605-like element ISHla21 family transposase yields the protein MKTTRHATYNLNYHLVWLPKYRNSVLVNEVADRVRTILHEIADDKGLEILDLTVQPDHVHLFVSSPPKHAPSLLANWFKGISSRKYNHRYADHDGEKIGWVRGYYAGTAGHVSSETVKNYIQRHEEDES from the coding sequence ATGAAGACCACACGGCACGCGACCTACAACCTCAACTACCACCTTGTGTGGTTGCCGAAGTACCGCAACTCGGTACTCGTCAACGAGGTCGCAGACCGTGTGCGGACCATCCTCCACGAAATAGCCGACGACAAGGGCCTCGAAATACTTGACCTGACCGTACAACCCGATCACGTCCACCTATTCGTCAGTAGCCCACCGAAACACGCACCATCCCTTCTCGCCAACTGGTTCAAAGGTATCAGCTCTCGGAAGTACAACCACCGCTACGCCGACCACGACGGCGAGAAAATCGGATGGGTGAGAGGCTACTACGCAGGGACAGCAGGGCACGTATCGAGCGAGACGGTCAAGAACTACATCCAGCGTCACGAGGAGGACGAGTCGTGA
- a CDS encoding type II CAAX prenyl endopeptidase Rce1 family protein yields MNDESSTWGSAARGAVALFVLGLIGVVALAIYSVPTLRAIPELAVLSYPTLMLVAAANSTIFLVIFVTLGTVTAPRTGLHSHVFAWASGGTPDWDAFRRSLPLAVGLGAVLFVLVTVLDVVFAPFTGLESVEPVGEAAALQDLLASIPMRLLYGGITEEILLRWGVMAPIAFVCWGLRNRIRERTKTPPAAVMWVAIVASAVAFGVGHLPALASTFDLTIALIIRTVLLNAIVGVALGWLFWQRSLETAMVAHAAFHIVLVTVSTAGTLFF; encoded by the coding sequence ATGAACGACGAATCGTCGACGTGGGGTTCTGCCGCCCGTGGCGCAGTCGCGCTATTCGTGCTCGGGTTGATCGGCGTCGTCGCGCTTGCGATCTATTCCGTGCCGACCCTTCGGGCGATACCCGAGCTGGCGGTCCTGTCGTATCCGACGCTCATGCTGGTCGCAGCCGCAAACTCGACTATCTTCCTCGTCATCTTCGTGACGCTCGGCACGGTGACCGCTCCCCGGACGGGACTGCACTCACATGTCTTCGCGTGGGCGTCCGGCGGTACCCCGGATTGGGACGCGTTTCGACGATCACTTCCCCTCGCGGTCGGGTTGGGTGCCGTGCTGTTCGTTCTCGTCACCGTCCTCGACGTCGTGTTCGCCCCGTTTACAGGACTCGAGTCAGTCGAACCCGTCGGGGAGGCGGCGGCGCTCCAGGACCTGCTCGCGTCGATTCCGATGCGACTGCTCTACGGCGGAATCACGGAGGAGATCCTACTCCGGTGGGGCGTCATGGCCCCGATCGCATTCGTCTGCTGGGGGCTTCGAAACCGGATCCGGGAGCGCACGAAGACGCCGCCCGCAGCGGTGATGTGGGTGGCGATCGTCGCCAGCGCGGTCGCGTTCGGCGTCGGCCACCTGCCCGCGCTGGCGTCGACGTTCGATCTCACGATCGCGCTGATCATCCGAACCGTCCTGCTGAACGCGATCGTCGGCGTGGCGCTCGGCTGGCTGTTCTGGCAGCGATCGCTGGAGACGGCGATGGTCGCACACGCCGCCTTTCACATCGTTCTTGTCACGGTTTCCACGGCCGGGACGCTGTTCTTCTAG
- a CDS encoding DUF7544 domain-containing protein, with product MALHAVENVEEAFGVTREFLTPINIRRWLKLALVVFFVGSGVSFPTAQFNTSTPPGDVSNGELPFSLPVDVMTLIVALVAAGILFGGLFALIGAIMEFVLIESLRTGEVTLRRHWRRRWRQGLRLFGFRIAIGLPMIALFAGWLALLIVPILTGRDPTLPATAFLVGIPMVFLIGVLYALVSGLTTVFVVPLMIQADSGVLAAWRRLWGSIKTAWKQYLAYVVIAFLLTVAAGIIASIVVGIVAIVLLIPILIVAAITHVTVSLSSTVGIAVLVALALLFGLSMLVIWTLAQVPVVTYLRYYALLVLGDIEETFHILSDRQLSRREP from the coding sequence ATGGCCCTCCACGCAGTCGAAAACGTCGAGGAAGCGTTCGGCGTCACCCGAGAGTTTCTGACGCCAATTAATATCCGCCGCTGGCTGAAGCTCGCGCTTGTCGTGTTCTTCGTCGGGAGCGGCGTGAGCTTCCCGACGGCACAGTTCAACACGTCGACGCCACCGGGAGACGTTTCGAACGGTGAGCTCCCGTTCAGCCTCCCGGTCGACGTGATGACGCTCATCGTCGCACTCGTCGCCGCCGGAATCCTCTTCGGCGGGCTGTTCGCGCTGATCGGAGCGATCATGGAGTTCGTGCTGATCGAGTCGCTCCGCACGGGAGAGGTGACGCTCCGGCGCCACTGGCGGCGGCGCTGGCGGCAGGGGCTCCGTCTGTTCGGGTTCCGGATCGCAATCGGGCTTCCGATGATCGCGCTGTTCGCCGGCTGGCTCGCACTACTCATCGTTCCGATCCTGACCGGACGCGATCCCACGCTCCCCGCCACGGCGTTCCTCGTCGGGATCCCGATGGTGTTTCTCATCGGCGTCCTGTACGCGTTGGTGTCGGGGCTCACGACCGTGTTCGTCGTGCCGCTCATGATTCAGGCAGACTCGGGCGTCCTCGCGGCGTGGCGTCGCCTCTGGGGATCGATCAAGACCGCGTGGAAACAGTATCTGGCGTATGTCGTGATTGCGTTCCTGTTGACGGTCGCAGCCGGAATCATCGCCTCGATCGTGGTCGGGATCGTCGCAATCGTGCTTCTCATCCCCATTCTCATCGTCGCCGCGATCACGCACGTGACGGTCTCGTTGTCGTCGACCGTTGGAATCGCCGTCCTCGTCGCACTCGCACTCCTGTTCGGACTGTCGATGCTCGTCATCTGGACGCTTGCGCAGGTCCCCGTCGTGACGTATCTCCGGTACTACGCGCTGCTCGTGCTCGGCGACATCGAGGAGACGTTCCACATCCTATCTGACCGTCAACTGTCGAGAAGAGAGCCATGA
- a CDS encoding ABC transporter ATP-binding protein, with amino-acid sequence MTRDTDAIETRELTKRFGTEIAVDGLNLTVDHGTVYGFLGPNGAGKTTTMRMLTSLTRPTDGEAWINGNPVSDRDAIRASIGYLPEEPPVFDELTGREQLEYFGRLRDLPAAEMETRITDWLDRFDLSDDADKRIDDYSKGMRQKVGLIQALLHDPDVVFLDEPTSGLDPRAARTVLDVIADLTDDGHTVFLSTHILSVVEELADVVGVLYEGDLVTEGSPTELTARMEAEEGTTLEDVFLSVTAEPGPAASESAPRNTGDAAARQDGRVDDDGRVEDR; translated from the coding sequence ATGACACGAGACACAGACGCCATCGAGACGCGTGAACTGACGAAACGGTTCGGGACAGAGATTGCCGTCGACGGGCTCAATCTCACCGTCGACCACGGCACAGTGTACGGCTTCCTCGGACCGAACGGGGCCGGAAAAACGACGACGATGCGGATGTTGACGTCGCTGACGCGGCCCACCGACGGCGAGGCATGGATCAACGGGAATCCCGTATCTGATCGTGATGCGATCAGGGCATCGATCGGGTATCTTCCCGAGGAACCGCCGGTTTTTGACGAACTCACCGGCCGCGAACAGCTCGAGTACTTTGGTCGACTTCGTGATCTCCCTGCCGCCGAGATGGAGACCCGGATTACAGACTGGTTGGATCGGTTCGATCTCAGCGACGACGCCGACAAGCGGATTGACGACTACTCGAAGGGCATGCGCCAAAAGGTTGGGCTGATTCAGGCGCTGTTACACGATCCCGACGTCGTGTTCCTTGACGAGCCGACCAGCGGACTGGACCCGCGGGCGGCTCGGACCGTCCTCGACGTCATCGCGGACCTGACCGACGACGGCCACACGGTGTTCCTCTCGACGCACATCCTCTCGGTCGTCGAGGAACTCGCGGACGTCGTCGGCGTCCTCTATGAGGGTGACCTCGTTACCGAGGGATCACCCACAGAGCTGACGGCACGGATGGAAGCGGAGGAGGGAACGACCCTCGAAGACGTGTTCCTCTCGGTCACCGCCGAACCCGGACCGGCAGCTTCCGAATCGGCTCCCAGAAACACCGGAGACGCTGCGGCCCGACAAGACGGACGAGTCGATGACGACGGAAGGGTCGAGGACCGATGA
- a CDS encoding ISH3-like element ISHla1 family transposase: MSKTKQADGEIHEDQLLNFLVNRLDEEVSLSLANNAEITAEDIYEVLVGACADGTSVSTLCASSQNSPAGNTVLYHLRTKFEPERLERVANTLLRKDLDELLPEQVEVCADLHLRPYYGDEDDTDGLYHSVAKRGTTAFHAYATLYARVKNKRYTLAVRRLKDGDTASSVLAEFFGVLDGLDAGVKAVYLDRGFYDSKCLTLLQAHNYAYVIPIIRWGEAIQQELSEGWSRVIQHDLTGKLDGHSWTVDFPVYIDCTYLNGKYDENGVARHGYAADAPFIDSPRDARYHYSKRFGIESSYRLFEQAIATTTTRDPTVRLLYVVVSLLLQNVWRYLHYEYVATPRRGGRRLWWWPYKEFVNMIRRAAWTALAVRRAVPANRPPDDRFHR; encoded by the coding sequence GTGTCTAAAACCAAACAAGCAGACGGTGAGATCCACGAGGACCAGCTTCTTAACTTTCTCGTCAACCGCCTTGACGAGGAAGTTTCGCTCTCGTTAGCCAATAACGCTGAAATCACTGCTGAAGACATCTATGAGGTCCTCGTCGGCGCTTGCGCCGACGGGACCTCTGTCTCTACGCTCTGTGCGTCGAGCCAGAACTCACCCGCTGGGAACACGGTCCTCTACCATCTTCGGACGAAGTTCGAGCCGGAACGGCTCGAACGAGTCGCTAACACGCTCCTGCGAAAGGATCTCGATGAATTGCTCCCCGAACAGGTGGAGGTCTGCGCAGACCTCCACCTGCGGCCCTACTACGGTGACGAAGACGACACAGACGGCCTCTATCACTCGGTAGCGAAGCGTGGAACCACTGCGTTCCACGCCTATGCCACACTCTACGCGCGTGTGAAGAACAAACGCTACACGCTGGCGGTACGCCGTCTCAAAGACGGCGATACCGCAAGTAGTGTCCTCGCTGAGTTCTTCGGTGTCCTCGACGGCCTTGACGCCGGGGTCAAGGCCGTCTACCTTGATCGCGGATTCTACGACAGTAAGTGTCTCACGCTGCTTCAGGCGCACAATTACGCGTACGTGATCCCGATCATCCGGTGGGGTGAGGCGATTCAGCAAGAGCTCTCGGAAGGATGGAGTCGCGTCATTCAGCATGATCTGACGGGGAAACTCGACGGTCACAGCTGGACCGTCGATTTTCCCGTCTACATCGACTGTACGTACCTAAATGGGAAGTATGACGAGAACGGTGTGGCGCGTCACGGCTACGCCGCTGACGCGCCGTTCATCGACTCACCACGGGACGCTCGATACCACTACTCGAAACGCTTCGGTATCGAGTCAAGCTATCGCTTGTTTGAGCAAGCGATAGCGACAACGACAACACGAGATCCAACGGTACGGCTGCTGTACGTGGTGGTGAGTCTCCTCTTACAGAACGTCTGGCGGTACCTTCACTACGAGTATGTGGCGACGCCCCGCCGAGGCGGGCGTCGCCTCTGGTGGTGGCCGTACAAGGAGTTCGTCAATATGATTCGACGAGCTGCGTGGACGGCCCTCGCGGTGCGTCGGGCCGTCCCCGCGAATCGGCCACCTGACGACCGATTCCACCGCTAA
- a CDS encoding DUF6414 family protein, whose translation MGSRSTKRVAGGVNASISGVGAKVEGEQVEMGENSSEVVHNYAIQSLFDQLDQHRRHDEDVGLIDSDEETEIDVSEVIRGKILRVDVELETHYLYRFYKVMMYLQENIPEAVGPEDEDVLELIESMFGAEIPVSGRVLDYQVKNGRIQPGDPDDSDGEPLHIVGQLNALKLWQDVPDALFDEEEYTVFCRVEETYDEESWHPLSLAQKIETVSPPLAQLLTQFMERAAALAKEEASEQFSDDTDLDDWIDTLAEFDERAGIDEVGDDLHRGFITEYVVEEGVPTLSPYGGTELIDFYTDYATYLRDHDVSLSKDDEAEATDYMIFEERRSMGSEGEAIDVDALQIESQIVAIYW comes from the coding sequence ATTGGGAGTCGGTCAACGAAGCGTGTTGCTGGTGGTGTGAACGCGAGTATTTCTGGGGTGGGCGCAAAGGTAGAGGGCGAACAGGTTGAGATGGGGGAGAATTCATCCGAAGTGGTACACAACTACGCGATTCAGTCACTCTTCGACCAGTTAGATCAGCATCGACGGCACGACGAGGATGTTGGCCTCATCGATTCGGACGAGGAAACCGAGATAGATGTGTCCGAAGTAATCCGAGGGAAGATCCTTCGGGTTGATGTTGAACTGGAGACGCACTATCTATACCGATTTTATAAGGTGATGATGTATCTCCAAGAGAATATTCCTGAGGCAGTTGGTCCAGAGGACGAAGATGTCCTGGAGCTTATCGAATCAATGTTTGGGGCAGAGATCCCGGTGAGTGGACGCGTTCTCGATTACCAGGTGAAGAACGGGAGAATTCAGCCAGGTGACCCGGACGATTCTGACGGAGAGCCACTCCATATCGTGGGTCAACTGAACGCCCTGAAGCTCTGGCAAGACGTTCCTGATGCCCTGTTTGACGAGGAAGAATACACAGTGTTCTGTCGTGTCGAGGAGACGTATGACGAAGAGTCGTGGCACCCGCTAAGCCTCGCACAGAAAATCGAAACAGTCTCTCCGCCGCTGGCTCAGCTATTAACCCAATTTATGGAACGTGCGGCGGCCCTCGCCAAAGAGGAGGCGAGCGAACAGTTCAGTGACGATACAGACCTAGACGATTGGATAGATACGCTCGCTGAATTTGATGAACGAGCAGGGATTGACGAGGTCGGGGACGATCTTCATCGCGGGTTCATAACCGAGTATGTAGTTGAAGAAGGAGTCCCAACACTCTCCCCCTATGGCGGAACAGAACTGATTGACTTTTACACTGATTATGCGACGTATCTTCGAGACCACGATGTCTCCCTCTCGAAGGATGACGAAGCAGAAGCTACTGACTACATGATATTCGAGGAACGCAGGTCTATGGGTAGTGAAGGAGAAGCTATCGATGTTGATGCCCTCCAAATCGAATCGCAAATAGTAGCCATCTATTGGTGA